AGCGATTTTGAAATTCACTCACACAGCCTTCACCGGAAAGGTCTGCACAGACAGTCCTGATTATCCCAATTCCCAACCTCTTTGCCTGACGCTCTACCAGTCCTAGCCTTGACTCATTGATATCCAGGGAGATTACCTCGCCCTCGTTTCCCATCAACTCGGCTATGTGTGTGGATTTTCCGCCAGGAGCACTGCAGGCATCAAGAACGATATCCCCCGGTTGCGGGTTTAGAAGATAGGAGATAAGTTGAGAGGCCTCGTCCTGCACCGTGAATAGACCGAGTTGAAATTCCGGGATCGAGGCGGGGTCAATTTTGGAAAACAATGTTATGCCGTCAGGAGAGTATTTGGTGGGGACCGAGCGAATGTCTCTTGCAGAAAACGCCTCGATAAGCCTCTCTCTCATAGTTTTCAGTGTATTTGTCCTGACGGTAATAGGAGGTACCTGGTTATACGCATGGCAGAGTTTCTCGGTTTGATCGTGCCCCATTGTCCCAATCCATCTTCTTACAAGCCAAGGGGGAAATGAATGCTTGACACTAATGTATTTAACCGGGTCATCTTCCACTCGGGGGTAGACAATGCCGTCTTTATCCCTCACCAACCTTCTCAACACGGCGTTCACAAAATTACCGACCCTGTCACCATAAAGCTTTTTTGCCAAACCCACCGTTTCGTTTATAGCAGCATAATCGGGAATACTGTCCAAGAATAGAATCTGGTATATTCCCAACCGTAACAAATTCTCTACTTCTTTTTTTTTAATACTGGTAGTAAAGAGATTAATAATGTAATCCAATTTTCCCAGCCACCTGATCACACCGTATACCAGTTCCGTTACCAGGCTGATTTCCTTCTTAGAAAGATGGGTATTCTTGGCAAAAAAGCCCTCCAGTGCCAGGTCCGGGTAAGCCGATTGCAATAGCACCCTGCTCAATACTATCAAAGCGGCCTCGCGTGCGGTTACGTTTTTTGTGTCCTTTGTGGCCATTTTTATATTGTTTAAAATAACATGTAGGTTGAGCATAAGCACCTTTTCTTGACATACAGGGCTAAAAGTATATAGTTTTTTCGCTCTTAATCGTCCCAAGGAGGGAACTAATATATGGCTCTGGGCAGTTTTATTTTTACCTCGGAATCGGTTACCGAGGGCCATCCCGATAAAATGGCGGACCAGATCTCCGACTCTATACTGGATGCGGTTTTATCTCAGGACCCGCATGGAAGGGTGGCCTGTGAAACCCTGCTCACCACCGGCCTGGTGGTCGTAGCCGGTGAATTCAAGACCACTACCAATTTTAGCATTTCGTCGATCGTGAGGGATACAATCAGGGAAATAGGATATACGGATAGCTCTATGGGTTTTGACTGTGATAACTGCGGTGTGATGATTTCTATAGGAAGGCAGTCCCCGGACATTGCCCTGGGAGTGGATGCAACTAAAGAAAAGGAACAAGGCGCCGGGGACCAGGGGTTGATGTTCGGCTATGCCATAGATGAGACGCCGGAGCTTATGCCCACGCCTATCATGTATGCGCATAAGCTGGCAAGACGGCTTTCCGAGACCAGAAAAAACGGGACACTCCCGTTCTTAAGGCCAGACGGAAAAACACAGGTAACCGTGAGATATGAAGACCACAAGCCAGTGGGTATAGATGTGATAGTTGTCTCCACTCAACACTCGTCTGATGTCGGTAACTCCACCATATACGAGGGGGTTTTAGAGGAGGTGATAAAGCCGGTTATTCCGGAGAGGCTTCTATCCCCGAAGACTAAGGTATACATTAACCCTACCGGTCGGTTTGTGATTGGCGGCCCTAAGGGTGATACCGGATTAACCGGAAGAAAGATAATAATAGATACGTACGGCGGATGGTCAAGACATGGGGGTGGGGCTTTCTCCGGAAAAGACCCCTCCAAGGTTGATAGAAGCGCAAGCTACATGGCACGATATATAGCTAAGAACATCGTCGCCGCCGGGTTTGCCAAAGAGTGTGAGGTGCAGATTGCATACGCCATAGGCGTGCCGGAGCCCGTGTCCGTATTGGTCGATACCTTCGGCACCGGTATTTTTCCGGAGGATAAGATATCCAGGGCCATAAGAGAGGTTTTTGACCTGAGGCCGGCCGGAGTGGTAAAAACCCTCGACTTGCTGAGACCGATCTATAAAAACACCGCGGCCTACGGCCATTTTGGAAGAAACGAGCCGGATTTTACCTGGGAGAAAGTAAACAAGGTGGAAGAGCTAAGAAAGGCAATTGAATAAGTTTCCACCGAGTCCGATAATTAACCCCTTAGACTACGAAGATGACAGAGGCAACGAAGTGTTGCCACATTATCAGTCGATAAACGGAGGATAAACATGAAATACGACGTAAAAGATTTGGCCCTTTCCAAGGAAGGCCGCTTACGAGTGGAATGGTCAGCTCAGGAGATGCCGGTGCTTGCTCAGATACGCAATCGGTTTAAGAAGGAGAAGCCAC
The Thermodesulfobacteriota bacterium DNA segment above includes these coding regions:
- the rsmB gene encoding 16S rRNA (cytosine(967)-C(5))-methyltransferase RsmB; amino-acid sequence: MLNLHVILNNIKMATKDTKNVTAREAALIVLSRVLLQSAYPDLALEGFFAKNTHLSKKEISLVTELVYGVIRWLGKLDYIINLFTTSIKKKEVENLLRLGIYQILFLDSIPDYAAINETVGLAKKLYGDRVGNFVNAVLRRLVRDKDGIVYPRVEDDPVKYISVKHSFPPWLVRRWIGTMGHDQTEKLCHAYNQVPPITVRTNTLKTMRERLIEAFSARDIRSVPTKYSPDGITLFSKIDPASIPEFQLGLFTVQDEASQLISYLLNPQPGDIVLDACSAPGGKSTHIAELMGNEGEVISLDINESRLGLVERQAKRLGIGIIRTVCADLSGEGCVSEFQNRFDKVLVDAPCSGLGTIRRNPDIKWRRGEKDILELSEIQFKILSHAARMVKPNGVLLYSVCTLTGEENEELCERFLKENQGFQIDQEQISALQSISHLFEEKGFFRTSPLIPDMDGFFSARFRKVS
- the metK gene encoding methionine adenosyltransferase encodes the protein MGSFIFTSESVTEGHPDKMADQISDSILDAVLSQDPHGRVACETLLTTGLVVVAGEFKTTTNFSISSIVRDTIREIGYTDSSMGFDCDNCGVMISIGRQSPDIALGVDATKEKEQGAGDQGLMFGYAIDETPELMPTPIMYAHKLARRLSETRKNGTLPFLRPDGKTQVTVRYEDHKPVGIDVIVVSTQHSSDVGNSTIYEGVLEEVIKPVIPERLLSPKTKVYINPTGRFVIGGPKGDTGLTGRKIIIDTYGGWSRHGGGAFSGKDPSKVDRSASYMARYIAKNIVAAGFAKECEVQIAYAIGVPEPVSVLVDTFGTGIFPEDKISRAIREVFDLRPAGVVKTLDLLRPIYKNTAAYGHFGRNEPDFTWEKVNKVEELRKAIE